One part of the Microbulbifer sp. THAF38 genome encodes these proteins:
- a CDS encoding type III pantothenate kinase, with protein sequence MILELDIGNTRGKWRLLSEGQVRSRGSFKTADLRAGHLPEGWDLLDPRRVRVVNVAGPQVAETLIGHVQELFSLEVEFSQVLLECAGVACGYDNHRLLGVDRWLAMLAAYDRERRAALIVDCGSAVTLDLVDNNGCHLGGYIVPGIGLMQRSLYLDTHAAKSAQDITLIESLGAGRSTDDAINRGLLLMVLGAIDRALEELRGYCEEEPLLWLTGGDAPLLSALYQREHHLVPELVMDGLALSNP encoded by the coding sequence TTGATTCTCGAACTGGACATCGGTAATACCCGGGGCAAGTGGCGCTTGCTGAGTGAGGGGCAGGTGCGTTCCAGAGGCAGTTTTAAAACGGCTGATCTGCGTGCGGGACATTTGCCCGAAGGGTGGGATCTGCTGGATCCCCGGAGAGTGCGGGTGGTCAATGTGGCGGGGCCGCAAGTCGCGGAAACGCTGATTGGGCATGTACAGGAGTTGTTCTCTCTCGAGGTGGAGTTTTCCCAGGTTCTGCTGGAGTGCGCTGGAGTAGCCTGTGGCTATGACAACCATCGCCTGCTTGGCGTCGATCGCTGGCTGGCGATGCTGGCGGCTTATGATCGAGAGCGCCGGGCGGCTCTAATTGTGGACTGTGGCAGCGCAGTGACTTTGGATCTGGTCGACAATAATGGGTGTCATTTGGGGGGCTACATAGTCCCCGGTATCGGCCTTATGCAGCGCTCACTGTATCTCGATACCCACGCGGCCAAGAGTGCGCAGGATATCACCTTAATAGAGTCCCTCGGCGCCGGTCGCAGCACCGATGACGCTATTAACCGAGGCCTCCTGTTGATGGTGCTCGGAGCTATTGATCGCGCACTGGAAGAGTTGCGCGGATATTGTGAGGAGGAGCCGTTGTTATGGCTAACAGGCGGCGATGCCCCTCTATTGTCAGCACTTTACCAGCGGGAGCACCACCTGGTTCCAGAGCTGGTAATGGACGGCTTAGCATTAAGTAACCCTTGA
- the birA gene encoding bifunctional biotin--[acetyl-CoA-carboxylase] ligase/biotin operon repressor BirA: MLDTIAKSPLEPLRPVLELLADGEMHSGEALGAALGVSRAAVWKQLQKLEQYGLILQSIKGQGYRLPGGLELLSAESIYRALGEEAGALLRELILFDEVDSTNTQLLSLMEKGEGHAVALLSERQSAGRGRRGRQWISPYGAGISLSVGWEFNGGVQCLEGLSLAVGVAIARALKRFSVPDVRLKWPNDVWCRGRKLSGVLLELKGDLTDRCAVVIGIGLNSGLRNESATAIDQPWADLQQVKPGISRNQLIAAILAELLPLLYSYAEQGFSAYREAWMQLDQFAGQKVTLQAGTQTWCGIAAGVSEKGALELNIDGEIQHFHGGEISLRGQV; this comes from the coding sequence TTGCTAGATACTATTGCGAAGAGTCCGCTGGAGCCGTTGCGTCCGGTATTGGAATTATTGGCTGATGGTGAAATGCACTCTGGTGAGGCCCTCGGCGCAGCCTTGGGGGTCAGTCGCGCTGCGGTTTGGAAACAGCTGCAGAAGCTTGAACAGTATGGATTGATACTGCAGTCCATTAAGGGGCAGGGTTATCGCTTGCCTGGAGGCTTGGAGCTCTTATCTGCCGAAAGTATTTACAGGGCACTCGGCGAGGAAGCTGGGGCGTTATTGCGGGAGCTGATCCTATTTGATGAGGTGGACTCCACCAATACCCAGTTGTTATCGCTAATGGAAAAGGGCGAAGGTCATGCGGTTGCACTGCTTTCAGAGCGTCAGAGTGCAGGCCGCGGACGTCGTGGTCGCCAGTGGATTAGCCCCTATGGTGCGGGTATCAGTCTTTCTGTTGGCTGGGAGTTCAATGGCGGTGTGCAATGCCTGGAGGGGTTGAGTCTCGCCGTGGGGGTGGCCATCGCCAGGGCATTGAAGCGCTTTTCGGTACCGGATGTCCGCCTCAAGTGGCCGAATGATGTTTGGTGTCGAGGTCGAAAGTTGTCCGGTGTTTTACTGGAGTTAAAAGGCGATCTCACGGATCGCTGCGCTGTGGTGATTGGTATTGGCTTAAATAGTGGCCTGCGAAATGAGAGTGCTACTGCTATTGATCAGCCTTGGGCGGATTTGCAGCAGGTAAAGCCTGGAATTTCACGGAATCAATTGATCGCAGCGATCCTGGCTGAGCTACTGCCACTTTTATACAGTTATGCCGAACAAGGTTTTTCTGCTTACCGAGAAGCCTGGATGCAGCTGGATCAGTTTGCCGGGCAAAAGGTTACTCTGCAGGCTGGCACCCAAACCTGGTGCGGAATTGCCGCAGGAGTCAGTGAAAAGGGTGCTTTAGAGTTAAATATTGATGGTGAGATACAACACTTCCACGGTGGGGAGATCTCTTTACGGGGGCAGGTTTGA